A single uncultured Acetobacterium sp. DNA region contains:
- a CDS encoding class I SAM-dependent methyltransferase, which yields MESNEFYQFNAKVYDILDRTYFRKPATSPRNAVISVLGDEPLKVLDMCTGTAANAIAIAGTKSKVTVTGIDISKAMLQKAAAKLEQERLSNVKLIHMDAANLQFPNEEFDVVLISLVLHEISPVLAEQLLFEAKRVLKISGKLIVMEWEEPVNLFKKIPFYLVKKTEPAGFEDFLKCEMDHYFSRFGFEMTQTIHCDYSKVMILSKNEHL from the coding sequence ATGGAGTCAAATGAATTCTATCAGTTTAATGCCAAAGTCTATGATATTTTGGACCGAACCTACTTTAGAAAGCCGGCCACCAGCCCTCGGAATGCTGTCATTTCTGTATTAGGTGATGAGCCCCTAAAAGTTTTGGACATGTGTACCGGAACTGCGGCCAATGCGATAGCCATTGCCGGCACAAAAAGTAAGGTCACCGTCACCGGCATCGATATTTCTAAAGCCATGTTGCAAAAAGCAGCAGCTAAACTGGAACAAGAGAGATTATCCAATGTCAAGCTGATCCATATGGATGCGGCAAACCTGCAATTCCCAAATGAGGAATTTGATGTGGTGCTGATCTCATTGGTATTGCATGAGATCAGTCCGGTTCTGGCGGAACAGCTACTTTTTGAAGCTAAACGCGTTTTGAAAATTAGCGGAAAACTGATTGTCATGGAGTGGGAAGAGCCTGTCAACCTGTTCAAAAAGATCCCGTTTTATCTTGTAAAAAAAACAGAACCCGCAGGTTTTGAGGATTTTCTAAAATGTGAGATGGATCATTATTTTTCCCGATTTGGTTTTGAAATGACGCAGACAATTCATTGCGATTACAGCAAGGTGATGATCTTGAGCAAGAATGAACACCTTTAA
- a CDS encoding helix-turn-helix transcriptional regulator codes for MNSEQQRYKELGDFLKTRRAKILPSQVGLLSGQRRRTPGLRREEVAQMAGISLTWYTWLEQGRPIHVTTPVIESLSRVLQLDREECHHLYRLANQPLPANIPESQETVSPALQHMLDHLTYCPALITDQRWNVIAWNKASCTIFGDFDSMSDRDRNIVWAMFTDSKYKELFVDWDRHAKGMVGRFRSSSGRYIEDCWFNQFIDELKTRSPEFDLWWPLHEIKINGELYKQLNHPQVGQLDFEINNFDLADHSSLKMAVHVPMPGTDTAEKMAALLNAFGKE; via the coding sequence ATGAACAGTGAACAGCAACGATATAAAGAGCTGGGTGATTTTCTAAAAACCCGGCGAGCAAAAATACTGCCTTCCCAGGTTGGTCTCTTATCGGGTCAGCGACGGCGAACACCAGGGCTGCGTCGGGAGGAAGTCGCCCAGATGGCCGGGATCAGCCTGACCTGGTACACCTGGCTTGAACAGGGCAGACCGATTCATGTTACCACTCCGGTGATAGAAAGTCTGTCTAGGGTATTGCAGCTGGACCGGGAAGAATGTCATCATCTTTATCGGCTGGCAAACCAGCCACTACCAGCCAATATTCCGGAGTCACAGGAAACCGTGAGCCCGGCGCTTCAACATATGCTGGATCACCTGACATATTGCCCAGCCCTGATCACCGATCAGCGATGGAATGTGATTGCTTGGAACAAGGCATCCTGCACAATTTTTGGCGACTTCGATTCAATGAGTGATCGGGACCGGAATATTGTTTGGGCAATGTTCACCGACAGCAAATATAAGGAACTGTTTGTCGATTGGGATCGACACGCCAAGGGCATGGTGGGTCGTTTCCGCTCTAGCAGTGGAAGGTACATTGAAGACTGCTGGTTTAATCAATTTATTGACGAGCTGAAAACAAGAAGTCCGGAGTTTGATTTATGGTGGCCACTCCATGAAATCAAAATCAATGGCGAGTTGTATAAACAATTGAACCATCCTCAGGTGGGACAACTGGATTTCGAAATCAACAATTTTGATCTTGCTGATCATTCCAGCCTGAAAATGGCAGTTCATGTCCCAATGCCAGGAACCGATACCGCTGAAAAAATGGCAGCACTGCTGAATGCATTTGGTAAGGAATAG
- a CDS encoding EFR1 family ferrodoxin (N-terminal region resembles flavodoxins. C-terminal ferrodoxin region binds two 4Fe-4S clusters.), with translation MKIQSTKLVYFSPTGTTKAVVEGIARGIDAIESERIDLTKPAVRLEPLQTGKNDLLIVGVPVYMGRVPEVIQEWLQSIKPQNTPSVCIVVYGNRVYDDALLELKDILAADGCIPLAAGAFIGEHSFSRDETPIAADRPDLRDISQAEDFGRKIKEKLDAIQSAEEIGDLNVPGEFPYRGETKLWDVDFIAVNSDCNQCQLCAEVCPVDAIHTDNSHLIDPEKCITCCACIKNCPQQARTIKHGPVHDASLRLNTLFKEPKQPELFY, from the coding sequence ATGAAGATACAGTCAACAAAACTTGTTTATTTTTCACCAACAGGAACCACAAAAGCGGTGGTTGAAGGTATTGCCCGAGGTATTGACGCAATTGAATCGGAACGAATTGATCTGACCAAACCGGCGGTTCGGCTGGAACCCTTGCAAACCGGAAAAAATGACTTGCTGATTGTCGGGGTACCGGTTTATATGGGCAGGGTACCGGAGGTGATCCAGGAATGGCTCCAGTCCATAAAACCTCAGAATACGCCATCGGTCTGCATTGTTGTCTATGGCAACCGGGTCTATGATGATGCCCTGCTCGAACTTAAAGACATTCTTGCAGCTGATGGATGCATTCCCTTGGCTGCTGGAGCTTTTATCGGTGAGCATTCCTTTTCCCGTGATGAAACACCCATTGCTGCCGATCGCCCTGATCTCCGGGACATAAGCCAGGCGGAAGACTTCGGCCGCAAAATCAAGGAAAAACTGGATGCGATTCAATCTGCCGAGGAAATTGGGGATCTCAATGTGCCTGGAGAATTTCCCTATCGTGGAGAAACTAAACTCTGGGACGTCGATTTTATCGCCGTCAACAGTGATTGCAATCAATGTCAGCTCTGCGCTGAAGTCTGTCCAGTGGATGCCATTCATACCGATAACAGCCACCTGATCGATCCGGAAAAATGCATCACCTGCTGCGCCTGCATTAAGAATTGTCCCCAACAGGCCAGAACCATCAAACACGGCCCAGTACATGATGCTTCACTACGGCTTAACACGCTGTTCAAAGAACCCAAGCAACCGGAGCTCTTTTACTAG
- a CDS encoding methyltransferase domain-containing protein, protein MNLIKEYSNQNTWRDWERYLEKLPLNQNQIVYDLGCSIGTVSHLLAKKTKQVTGFDNDKALLEIANKEKENNCQFVDANIFTLDPNKLEKCDGIWMSFALAYMQNPDLFIANWTKCLKINGWFAIVDIDNLFSGHLPENNKFLKEIKDFERESEKSKTYNFKIGGKIKSLMEKNGLEIIVAEENWYDIELNFCGNADKNIIENWCARLERMVLLKNHFGENYGEFCDLFINSLSSEAHIANGCAKFYVGIKK, encoded by the coding sequence ATGAATTTAATAAAAGAATATTCAAATCAAAATACATGGCGGGATTGGGAAAGATATTTAGAAAAACTGCCGCTCAATCAAAATCAAATTGTTTATGATTTAGGCTGCTCAATTGGAACAGTATCCCATTTGCTTGCTAAAAAAACAAAACAAGTGACGGGCTTCGATAATGATAAAGCGCTTTTAGAGATAGCGAATAAAGAAAAAGAAAATAATTGTCAATTTGTTGATGCCAATATTTTTACTTTAGATCCAAATAAATTAGAAAAATGTGATGGAATCTGGATGAGTTTTGCTTTGGCATATATGCAAAACCCGGATTTATTTATTGCAAATTGGACAAAATGTTTGAAAATCAATGGCTGGTTTGCAATTGTTGATATAGATAATTTGTTTTCTGGTCATTTACCCGAAAATAATAAATTTCTGAAAGAAATAAAAGACTTTGAACGTGAATCGGAAAAAAGCAAGACTTATAATTTTAAAATCGGTGGAAAAATAAAATCGCTCATGGAAAAGAACGGTCTGGAGATCATTGTTGCTGAAGAAAACTGGTATGATATCGAACTGAATTTCTGCGGAAACGCCGATAAAAATATCATTGAAAATTGGTGTGCGAGACTGGAACGGATGGTGCTTTTAAAAAATCACTTTGGCGAAAATTATGGAGAATTCTGTGATTTATTTATCAATTCCCTGTCATCAGAAGCACATATTGCAAATGGTTGTGCGAAATTTTATGTCGGAATAAAAAAATAG
- a CDS encoding SDR family oxidoreductase produces MQKGILVTGGGHGIGKQICRDFLETGAQVCFMDFDKAASQAFAAEHSNLFYFYGDVASPAALKEFVQFAMAKLGRIDVLINNACKGNNGILSNLDYESFDYVLSVGLKAPYELSRLCRDELIKNRGQIINIASSRAFQSEPDSEAYASAKGGIVALTHALAISLGPDVLVNCIAPGWIEVNDQTDHSPTDKAAIPAGKVGTPKDISKMVLFLCQQDFITGETIAIDGGMNKRMIYHGDWNWKYSLI; encoded by the coding sequence ATGCAAAAAGGCATCTTAGTTACCGGTGGTGGTCATGGGATTGGCAAACAGATTTGCCGAGATTTTCTGGAAACCGGAGCGCAAGTCTGTTTTATGGATTTTGATAAAGCGGCATCCCAGGCATTTGCGGCAGAACATAGCAATTTGTTTTATTTTTACGGTGATGTTGCCAGCCCGGCCGCTCTCAAGGAATTTGTTCAATTCGCTATGGCGAAATTGGGGCGCATCGATGTGCTGATTAATAATGCCTGTAAAGGCAACAACGGCATTTTATCCAACCTGGATTACGAAAGCTTTGACTATGTTTTATCGGTGGGGCTCAAAGCACCCTATGAATTAAGTCGATTGTGTCGGGATGAACTGATCAAAAATCGCGGACAAATTATCAATATCGCCTCGTCCCGAGCTTTTCAATCAGAACCAGACAGTGAAGCCTATGCGAGTGCCAAGGGCGGCATCGTTGCCTTGACCCATGCCCTGGCGATTTCATTGGGCCCGGATGTCTTAGTCAACTGTATTGCACCAGGCTGGATTGAAGTCAACGATCAGACCGATCATAGTCCGACAGACAAGGCAGCGATCCCCGCCGGCAAGGTTGGCACACCCAAAGACATCTCTAAAATGGTTTTATTTCTCTGTCAGCAGGATTTTATCACCGGGGAAACCATCGCCATCGATGGAGGCATGAACAAACGGATGATTTATCATGGGGATTGGAATTGGAAATACAGTCTTATATAA
- a CDS encoding alpha/beta hydrolase: MLEKTITLPRGTVHYWIEQHRDPQAKCLVFTHGLTANHLMFDHQVAYFKKHYTVITWDLPLHGASRPYTDFSFHHAAADLAAILQQENISTVVLIGQSLGGYACQQFALDYPEQVLAFVGVDTSPFGLPYYSPTDKFWVRQVEWMSRCYSHDKLVTVIAKKVSYTKNGYDTMMTMLAPYGKTELCHIMGIAYASFLKENRDAAFKFPVLLILGEYDKFGKVPQYNYTWAAKTGYPLKIIPHAGHNANVDNPAVFNAVVEDFLVNYRLNNHLDQ; encoded by the coding sequence GTGCTGGAAAAAACAATCACCTTGCCCCGGGGCACAGTTCATTACTGGATCGAACAGCACCGGGATCCCCAAGCTAAATGTCTGGTATTCACCCATGGACTTACTGCCAATCACCTGATGTTTGATCACCAGGTTGCTTATTTTAAAAAGCATTATACCGTCATCACCTGGGATCTACCGCTCCACGGGGCTTCCCGTCCTTATACGGATTTTTCGTTTCACCATGCCGCTGCTGATCTGGCGGCTATCCTCCAACAGGAAAACATCTCGACGGTGGTGCTCATCGGCCAGTCCCTGGGTGGCTATGCCTGTCAGCAGTTTGCCCTGGATTACCCGGAACAGGTACTGGCTTTTGTCGGAGTGGATACCTCGCCCTTTGGGCTTCCCTACTATTCACCGACAGATAAGTTCTGGGTGCGACAGGTGGAGTGGATGTCCCGATGCTATTCTCATGACAAACTGGTGACAGTCATTGCCAAAAAAGTTTCCTATACCAAAAATGGTTACGACACTATGATGACCATGCTGGCACCCTACGGCAAGACGGAGCTCTGCCATATTATGGGGATAGCCTACGCCAGTTTTCTCAAAGAAAACCGGGATGCCGCCTTTAAATTTCCGGTGCTGCTGATTCTGGGGGAATATGATAAATTCGGCAAGGTGCCCCAATACAACTATACCTGGGCCGCCAAAACCGGTTACCCATTAAAGATCATCCCCCATGCCGGCCATAATGCCAATGTGGACAATCCTGCAGTTTTTAATGCGGTGGTTGAGGATTTTCTGGTTAATTATCGTCTAAATAATCATCTAGACCAATGA